One window from the genome of Eucalyptus grandis isolate ANBG69807.140 chromosome 7, ASM1654582v1, whole genome shotgun sequence encodes:
- the LOC104453623 gene encoding transmembrane 9 superfamily member 3, producing the protein MTVGCLGIGYIMGMEKYVVYLAVLLLVICCFSHVRSDFLEHRYKVDDAVPLYVNKVGPYYNPSETYGYYSLPFCRPDHLEEKQETLGEILNGDRLVTAPYKVKFLQQKNHEVACAKKLTSEEVSQIQAAIKQYYIFQMYCDDLPIWGFIGNVEGSSTNNSEHKYLLYQHFELEIFFNKDQVIEVHLLMHPNEVVELAEGRDMDIELQYSVHWIETNEHFHERTKKYSVPRNSSIHHFSIINSCVTFLILFGCLLIYYMRVIRKDFYDFIPEDTAVDREQTGWKCIRSDVFRYPKNRSLFAASLGSGAQLCILATFTLLLGLLGVFYPFNGGNLFTALIVLYTMTSGFAGYLAVLFYCQIEGKNWGKNLLLTGSLSSVPLFLIFCFLNTVAASYQANAALPLGTILILLLIWISLALPLLVVGGIAGKKSHGEFQATCETSKCPREVPSLRWYRGTLPQMVLAGFLPFSTIYMQLHYVFMSMWGNRVYTLYSTIFVIFIILLITTSLITVALTHFQLAAEDHRWWWRSFLCGGSVGLYVYGFCFYYCYWISHFSGFLQLSFFFGYMAWICYCIFLMCGSVGFYASLLYVRHIYSSIKSD; encoded by the exons ATGACGGTTGGTTGTCTTGGCATTGGATATATTATGGGAATGGAGAAATATGTGGTATATCTAgctgttcttcttcttgtcaTTTGTTGCTTCAGTCATGTGAGATCTGATTTTCTGGAGCATAGATACAAAGTTGATGACGCAGTTCCTCTTTACGTCAACAAAGTGGGTCCATATTACAATCCAAG TGAAACATATGGTTATTACAGTCTTCCATTTTGTCGACCAG ATCATTTGGAGGAGAAACAGGAGACTCTTGGTGAGATATTGAATGGAGATCGCCTAGTAACTGCTCCATACAAAGTAAAATTTCTACAGCAGAAGAATCATGAGGTTGCGTGTGCAAAGAAGTTGACAAGTGAAGAAGTCTCTCAAATCCAAGCTGCAATCAAGCAGTATTATATATTTCAGATGTACTGTGATGACTTGCCAATCTGGGGATTTATAGGAAATGTTGAAGGATCATCAACAAATAATTCAGAGCACAAATATCTCCTTTACCAGCATTTCGAACTTGAAATCTTTTTCAATAAGGATCAAGTAATAGAGGTTCATTTGTTGATGCACCCTAATGAGGTAGTGGAGTTGGCTGAAGGCAGGGATATGGATATAGAGCTACAGTACAGCGTGCATTGGATAGAAACAAATGAACATTTCCATGAAAGGACTAAGAAGTATTCAGTGCCACGCAATTCTTCAATACaccatttttcaattataaattcATGTGTGACATTTCTGATTCTGTTTGGATGCCTTTTAATTTACTATATGAGAGTCATCCGGAAGGATTTCTATGA TTTCATACCTGAAGACACAGCAGTAGACAGAGAGCAGACAGGATGGAAGTGCATCCGTTCTGATGTCTTCCGGTATCCAAAGAACAGGTCTTTATTTGCTGCATCCCTCGGTTCTGGTGCTCAGTTGTGCATTCT AGCCACATTTACTTTACTACTTGGGCTTCTGGGTGTATTTTATCCATTCAACGGAGGAAATTTGTTCACAGCATTGATAGTCCTGTACACCATGACTTCTGGCTTTGCTGGATATTTAGCTGTCTTATTCTACTGTCAGATTGAGGGAAAGAATTGG GGCAAAAATTTGCTGCTGACAGGGTCTTTATCTTCTGTGCCATTGTTTCTTATATTCTGCTTCCTTAATACTGTCGCGGCGTCTTACCAAGCAAATGCAGCACTTCCTCTAGGAACAATCTTGATATTACTGTTGATTTGGATATCGCTTGCATTACCATTGCTTGTTGTTGGGGGAATAGCTGGGAAAAAGAGCCACGGTGAGTTTCAAGCTACTTGTGAGACCTCAAAGTGCCCCAGAGAGGTCCCGTCGCTCCGATGGTACAGGGGCACTCTTCCACAGATGGTCCTGGCAGGTTTCTTGCCTTTTTCTACAATCTACATGCAGCTGCATTACGTGTTCATGAGCATGTGGGGTAATAGGGTCTATACCCTTTATAGCACGATATTTGTCATCTTCATTATTCTGCTCATCACAACTTCGTTAATCACCGTGGCTCTGACGCACTTTCAGCTAGCCGCCGAAGATCATCGATGGTGGTGGAg GTCCTTTCTGTGTGGTGGATCAGTTGGTCTGTATGTCTATGGTTTCTGCTTCTACTACTGCTATTGGATATCGCACTTCTCCGGCTTCTTAcaactctctttcttcttcgggTATATGGCTTGGATCTGTTATTGCATCTTCCTCATGTGTGGGTCCGTGGGGTTTTACGCATCTCTGCTATACGTTCGGCACATATACAGCTCTATCAAGAGCGACTAA
- the LOC104453625 gene encoding transmembrane 9 superfamily member 3: protein MRKEPSAGRRSLLAAIAALAIASLAIGARSDASDHRYKDGEVVPLYANKVGPFHNPSETYRFFDLPFCSPDNVKDKPEALGEVLNGDRLVSAPYKLNFKEEHDSKVLCSKKLSKEEVARFRAAVKKDYYFQMYYDDLPIWGFIGKVDKEGKGDPSEYKYFLYKHIQFDILYNKDRVIEISARMDPHSVVDLTEDKDVDVEFMYTVKWKETETPFEKRMDKYSHSSSLPHHLEIHWFSIINSCVTVLLLTGFLATILMRVLKNDFVKYAQDEEAADDQEETGWKYIHGDVFRYPKHKSLFAAALGSGTQLFTLTVFIFMLALVGVFYPYNRGALFTALVVIYALTSGIAGYTATSFYCQLEGPNWVRNLLLTGCLFCGPLFLTFCFLNTVAIAYNSTAALPFGTIVVIFLIWTLVTAPLLVLGGIAGKNSKAEFQAPCRTTKYPREIPPLPWYRSTVPQMAMAGFLPFSAIYIELYYIFASVWGHRIYTIYSILFIVFIILLIVTAFITVALTYFQLAAEDHEWWWRSFLCGGSTGLFIYGYCLYYYYARSDMSGFMQTSFFFGYMACICYGFFLMLGMVGFRASLLFVRHIYKSIKCE from the exons ATGAGGAAGGAGCCGTCCGCCGGCCGCCGCAGCCTCCTCGCGGCGATCGCCGCCCTCGCGATCGCCTCCCTCGCGATCGGCGCCAGATCCGACGCCTCCGACCACCGCTACAAGGACGGCGAGGTCGTCCCCCTATACGCCAACAAGGTCGGCCCTTTCCACAACCCTAG CGAAACCTACCGCTTCTTTGATCTGCCGTTCTGCTCTCCAG ATAATGTGAAAGACAAACCAGAAGCTCTTGGTGAGGTGCTCAATGGAGATCGGCTTGTCAGTGCTCCCTATAAACTTAACTTTAAGGAGGAGCATGACTCCAAAGTTCTTTGTTCAAAGAAGCTATCAAAGGAGGAAGTTGCCAGGTTCAGAGCTGCTGTGAAAAAGGACTACTACTTCCAGATGTACTATGATGACTTGCCAATATGGGGATTCATAGGGAAGGTTGATAAGGAAGGGAAAGGTGACCCGAGCGAGTATAAATACTTCCTCTACAAACATATACAATTCGATATTCTCTATAACAAGGATCGTGTGATTGAAATTAGCGCTAGGATGGACCCACATTCTGTGGTGGACCTCACAGAGGACAAGGATGTTGATGTGGAGTTTATGTACACTGTAAAATGGAAGGAAACAGAGACTCCCTTTGAGAAAAGAATGGATAAGTACTCACATTCTTCATCATTGCCACATCATTTGGAAATCCATTGGTTCTCAATTATCAATTCATGTGTAACGGTTCTCCTCTTGACTGGTTTCCTTGCAACAATTCTCATGCGAGTCCTCAAAAATGACTTTGTCAA GTATGCCCAGGATGAGGAAGCAGCTGATGACCAAGAGGAGACTGGATGGAAGTACATTCATGGTGATGTATTTCGTTATCCAAAGCACAAATCTTTATTTGCTGCAGCCCTTGGTTCTGGCACTCAGCTGTTTACACT AACGGTGTTCATATTCATGCTTGCCCTGGTTGGTGTATTTTATCCTTATAACCGGGGGGCACTGTTCACCGCACTGGTGGTCATCTATGCACTCACCTCAGGGATTGCAGGATATACAGCTACCTCTTTCTATTGCCAGCTTGAGGGACCAAACTGG GTGAGGAATCTGTTGCTGACAGGTTGCCTTTTCTGTGGTCCACTCTTCCTTACTTTCTGCTTCCTTAACACTGTTGCTATTGCCTACAATTCTACGGCAGCATTGCCTTTTGGTACTATTGTGGTCATATTCCTCATATGGACACTGGTCACAGCACCCTTGCTTGTATTGGGTGGCATTGCTGGCAAAAATAGCAAGGCTGAGTTTCAAGCTCCTTGTCGCACCACAAAGTATCCTAGGGAGATTCCCCCACTGCCTTGGTATCGGAGTACAGTTCCTCAAATGGCGATGGCAGGCTTCCTTCCTTTCAGTGCTATTTATATTGAGCTTTACTATATATTTGCCAGTGTCTGGGGTCACAGGATTTATACGATATACAGCATCCTGTTTATCGTATTCATTATCCTTCTGATTGTGACTGCTTTCATCACTGTTGCCCTGACGTACTTCCAGCTTGCTGCAGAAGATCATGAATGGTGGTGGAG GTCATTCCTTTGCGGTGGATCAACTGGGCTGTTTATCTATGGATACTGCTTGTATTACTACTATGCCCGTTCGGACATGTCTGGTTTTATGCaaacttctttcttctttgggtACATGGCCTGCATCTGCTATGGCTTCTTTCTTATGCTCGGGATGGTGGGATTCCGTGCATCTTTGCTCTTCGTTCGTCACATTTACAAGTCGATCAAGTGTGAATAG
- the LOC104453626 gene encoding LOW QUALITY PROTEIN: serine/threonine-protein kinase BRI1-like 2 (The sequence of the model RefSeq protein was modified relative to this genomic sequence to represent the inferred CDS: inserted 1 base in 1 codon) — MERSNPVQPLHPLSTLLFIISILLSASVAVQAASSSKTDAEALIAFKNMIQKDPNGALSSWQLNKDPCTWYGVTCSSSPPGRPTQLDLSGSNLVGSVSLEPFRSMDTLSVLKLSSNSFIVNSTSLLQLPYGLSQLDLSLAAIIGSVPEGLFSVCPNLVDVNLAFNNMTGSLPENFFFGADKLRNLDLSYNNLSGSASNLRIERHSCSSLLQLDLSGNRLTSSIPSSLSNCTNLQILNLGSNLFTGEIPKSFGQLGNLQRMDLSHNNLTGWIPFELGSACKSLLELTLSYNNISGPIPASFSSCTWLQTLDLSNNIISGPFPESILQNLTALESLLLSKNVISGPFPVTISYCKNLRVIDLSSNKFSGNIPPDLCPAAASLEELRVPDNLISGKIPPELSKCSQLKKIDFSLNNLVGPIPAELGRLQNLEQLLAWFNGLDGTIPPELGNCKNLKNLILNNNRLTGSIPVDLFKCSNLEWVSLTSNELTGEIPREFGLLSRLAVLQLGHNRFSGEIPSELSNCTSMVWLDLNSNKLTGQIPPRLGRQIGAKSLNGILSGNTIVFVRNVGKCSGIGGLLEFAGIRPERLLQVPTLKTCDFTRMYSGPILSFFTKYQTLEYLDVSYNELHGKLPDEMGEMIALQVLDISHNQLSGEIPSSLGNLKNLGVFDASHNRLQGQIPDSFSNLSFLVQIDLSNNDLTGQIPQRGQLSTLPASQYANNPGLCGVPLPECKNYQPAINPNSDDTGGRQKHEAVAWANNVVLGILVSIAFACILIVWAVVMRIRQREAEGIKMLSALQASHAATTWKIEREKDPLSINVATFQRQLRKLKFSQLIEATDHFSSSTLIGSGGFGEVFKATLKDGSHVAIKKLVRLSHQGDREFMAEMETLGKIKHRNLVPLLGYCKVGEERLLVYEFMEFGSLEEVLHGRTRDHQDRQKLTWAERKKIARGAAKGLCFLHHNCIPHIIHRDLKSSNVLLDRDMEARISDFGMARLISALDTHLSVSTLAGTPXYVPPEYYQSFRCTAKGDVYSLGVVLLELLTGRRPTDKDDFGDTNLVGWVRMKVREGKQNEVIDTELMAAARGSGDEAAEADEVKEMVRYMEISLQCVEEFPSRRLTMLQVVAMLRELSPGSAAGSSSSS; from the exons ATGGAGAGGAGCAACCCCGTTCAGCCACTACACCCTCTGTCCACTCTTCTCTTCATCATAAGCATCCTCCTATCAGCTTCAGTGGCTGTGCAGGCGGCCTCGTCGAGCAAGACCGATGCTGAAGCGCTCATTGCGTTTAAGAACATGATCCAGAAGGACCCGAATGGAGCCTTATCGAGTTGGCAGCTGAACAAGGACCCGTGCACATGGTACGGCGTCACATGCTCTTCTAGTCCTCCTGGAAGACCGACTCAGCTCGATCTCAGTGGGAGCAACCTCGTTGGCTCTGTCTCTTTGGAACCTTTTCGGTCTATGGACACGTTGTCTGTCCTGAAATTGTCGTCAAACTCCTTCATAGTCAACTCAACTTCATTGCTGCAACTTCCATATGGCCTCAGCCAGCTTGACCTATCCTTGGCAGCTATCATAGGCTCTGTCCCTGAGGGGCTCTTCTCTGTGTGTCCCAACCTCGTGGATGTGAACCTCGCTTTCAACAACATGACAGGTTCATTGCCTGAGAATTTCTTCTTCGGTGCTGATAAGCTTCGGAATCTCGATCTCTCGTATAATAATCTATCTGGGTCAGCCTCAAATTTGAGGATTGAGAGGCATTCATGTAGCTCTTTGCTTCAGCTTGATCTGTCTGGAAACCGTCTCACAAGTTCGATTCCCTCTTCCTTATCAAATTGCACTAATCTCCAAATTTTGAACTTGGGATCCAATCTGTTCACCGGCGAAATTCCGAAATCCTTTGGCCAACTTGGGAACTTGCAAAGGATGGATCTTTCTCACAACAACCTCACCGGCTGGATTCCTTTCGAGTTGGGGAGTGCTTGCAAGTCTCTCCTGGAGCTTACGCTTTCTTACAATAATATCTCTGGCCCAATCCCGGCCTCATTTTCGTCGTGCACATGGCTGCAGACTCTCGATTTGTCTAACAACATCATCTCAGGACCTTTTCCAGAGTCAATTCTTCAGAACCTGACGGCCCTGGAGAGCCTCCTGTTGAGTAAAAATGTCATCTCGGGACCGTTTCCCGTTACGATCTCATACTGCAAGAACCTAAGGGTGATCGATTTGAGCTCCAACAAGTTCTCTGGCAACATCCCGCCGGATTTATGTCCTGCAGCTGCATCACTTGAAGAGTTGAGAGTTCCAGATAATCTCATCAGTGGGAAAATCCCACCCGAACTTTCGAAATGTTCTCAGCTCAAGAAGATCGACTTCAGCCTGAACAATTTGGTCGGCCCAATTCCAGCAGAACTCGGTAGGCTTCAGAATTTGGAACAGCTCCTTGCTTGGTTTAATGGCCTCGATGGGACAATTCCACCGGAGCTTGGGAACTGCAAGAATCTGAAGAATCTGATCCTCAATAACAACCGCCTTACTGGCAGTATCCCTGTCGATTTATTCAAGTGCAGTAATTTGGAATGGGTATCGCTCACGAGCAACGAACTCACTGGCGAAATCCCCCGAGAGTTTGGCCTTTTGTCGAGGTTGGCTGTCCTGCAGCTTGGACACAACCGTTTCAGTGGCGAGATACCTTCTGAATTATCGAATTGTACCAGCATGGTTTGGTTAGACTTGAACAGCAACAAGCTCACTGGACAGATTCCGCCTAGGCTTGGCAGGCAGATCGGGGCCAAATCATTGAATGGAATTCTCTCAGGAAATACTATAGTCTTTGTAAGGAACGTTGGTAAGTGCAGCGGCATCGGCGGTTTGCTAGAATTCGCTGGGATAAGGCCCGAAAGGCTATTGCAGGTCCCAACATTGAAGACTTGTGATTTCACGAGAATGTATTCCGGTCCAATCCTCAGTTTCTTCACAAAGTACCAGACGCTGGAGTATCTAGACGTCTCTTACAACGAGCTGCACGGGAAACTTCCCGATGAAATGGGTGAAATGATAGCACTACAGGTCCTTGATATATCCCATAATCAGCTCTCGGGTGAGATTCCCTCGTCGCTGGGGAACCTCAAGAACCTAGGCGTGTTTGACGCCTCGCACAACAGATTGCAGGGTCAGATTCCCGATTCCTTCTCGAACTTGTCTTTCCTGGTGCAGATAGATCTTTCCAACAATGACTTGACGGGGCAGATTCCGCAGAGAGGGCAGCTTAGTAcgcttcctgcaagtcagtatgCGAACAATCCAGGACTTTGTGGGGTTCCATTGCCTGAATGCAAGAACTACCAACCGGCGATCAATCCGAATTCGGATGATACCGGAGGAAGACAAAAGCATGAAGCCGTGGCGTGGGCTAACAACGTGGTCCTTGGGATATTAGTCTCCATTGCCTTCGCATGCATTTTGATCGTGTGGGCCGTGGTAATGCGCATAAGGCAAAGAGAGGCCGAGGGGATCAAGATGCTCAGCGCCCTGCAAGCATCGCATGCCGCCACGACCTGGAAAATCGAGAGGGAAAAAGACCCACTCAGCATCAATGTCGCCACATTCCAGAGGCAACTGAGGAAGCTCAAGTTCTCCCAACTGATAGAGGCCACCGACCACTTCTCTTCCTCGACCCTGATCGGCTCGGGTGGGTTCGGTGAAGTCTTCAAGGCGACACTCAAGGACGGGTCCCACGTCGCAATCAAGAAGCTCGTGAGGCTCAGCCACCAGGGTGACCGCGAGTTCATGGCTGAGATGGAGACTCTAGGGAAGATCAAGCACCGGAACCTCGTGCCACTGCTGGGCTATTGCAAGGTTGGCGAGGAGAGGCTCTTGGTCTACGAGTTTATGGAGTTCGGGAGCCTTGAGGAGGTGCTCCACGGGAGGACTCGAGATCATCAGGACCGGCAGAAACTAACTTGGGCTGAAAGGAAGAAGATCGCCAGGGGCGCGGCGAAGGGGCTCTGCTTTCTGCACCATAACTGCATTCCCCACATAATCCACCGTGACCTGAAGTCGAGTAACGTGCTATTGGACCGCGACATGGAGGCTCGGATCTCGGACTTTGGGATGGCAAGGCTCATAAGTGCGCTCGACACGCACCTAAGCGTCAGCACGCTGGCGGGCACGC GCTACGTGCCACCTGAGTACTACCAGAGCTTCCGGTGCACTGCCAAGGGGGATGTGTACTCACTCGGGGTTGTGCTCCTAGAGCTCCTGACGGGGAGGCGGCCCACAGACAAGGACGACTTCGGGGACACCAACCTGGTGGGGTGGGTAAGGATGAAGGTGAGGGAGGGGAAGCAGAACGAGGTGATCGACACCGAGCTGATGGCGGCCGCGAGGGGGAGCGGCGACGAGGCGGCGGAAGCGGACGAGGTGAAGGAGATGGTGAGGTACATGGAGATATCTTTGCAGTGCGTGGAGGAGTTCCCTTCCAGGAGGCTAACCATGTTGCAGGTTGTGGCCATGCTCAGAGAGCTCAGCCCCGGATCTGCTGCtggaagcagcagcagcagttgA